In the genome of Calothrix sp. PCC 6303, the window ATCGAATTTTAAGGGTTGAGAATTAACTTTCAATCGTTCATTCCCATCTGCCCATAGAGTCCGCCAAGGATATTTATTCATCACCTGATTCAAAGCATCAATTCTTTGCTCTGTGGTTGGGTGGGTACTATTTTCTGTGTAGTCAGAAGGTAAACGATGGAATAAATTAAATACTCGTAAACCTCCATTTGGATCATAACCAGCTTTACCCATGTAGGTGTAACCAACAGCATCTGCTTGAAATTCATGCTGGCGACTTAATGCCTGTATCGCCTGATCAAACTCTTGTTTTTTCTGAATAAGAATTCGCTGTTTAATTACGTCTTTTTCTGCTATTGATATTGGTTTTTGGGATTTTTGTTTTTCTGCTACAATCCAGCTAGTAAACTCTGCTTCTGCTTCCTTTAATAATTTATCTTTTAAACGTGCTTCTGCTTCTTCTTGCTGGGCAGAATGGCGTTGTGTATGGTGAGCTAATTCATGAGCAATGATAAAAGCTAATGCGGCATCATCGCCGTGTATTTGGTCTAGTAAACCTTTGTAAATGACAATTTTATTTAATTCACCAGCATATGCATTGATATTATACTCATCGCTGACCTGAAAGCGCCAAGGATGTTCATCAAGTCCATTGGCACGAATCACTTTTTCGGCAACACTATAAACCCATTGTAAGTTAGTTTTTTTCGGCTTTACCTGTGAGGTAGATATTGATGAGTTTGTGATTGATAAATCTGGTAATGTAATTAGTGCTTGGGCAAAACCTGGTGTATTTAGGCTTAGTAAGATGCTGCTGCTAAAACCTAATGTGGTGAAGATAATTTTGCGAATTGACTTAATGTGTGAGGTTTTCATAATCGTAAATAGTGTGGTGATTATTTGAGCGTTCTTAATAATATTTACGGGACGACAATGGTGTTTTTACGCATTTTTGATTTTTTACTGGAATTTTTTTTAATAAAAAAGCGGGCATATTGCCCGCGATACAAAGTTAAATAAAAGAATGGAAATTTTATGCGGATAATTGATTCCGCTATTTCTAAAATTTCAATGCATTCAACAAATTTACTAGCATTCCCAAGTGTAAGATTTTCAGCGCACACGTTCTGGATAAACTCCAAAAGAATCAAAAAAATTAACAGCTTCTGTGGTTAATTCTCCTTGTGTTGCAGCTCCCATAACATACATCCGTCCCTTGACTATAAAACCTCGATATTGTCCCGTTGTTCCGTCAGTGTGTTGCACCAACAACTCTAAACCTGGATATCCATCAATTTCCAAATTAGTGCTTCTTACGATTTTGCCTGTACTAGCCATTTCTTCTCGCATGGAAGTCTGCAATACCTGCTCAACTTCTTCTACAGATAAGTAGGATACGTCAACTGGCATATCTTTGTGAATAATCACGTATACAGTTTGGGTTGTGTCGCTCCACGACATCAATTTCCTTTCTTCATTTTCTTGTACTGAACCTGGCATTTGAATTTCAAAATCCTGATTTGGTCCCCGATAGGTATCATTGATTGCAATTAGGCTAGGTTCTTTTATTACTTGGCTGTTATTAGCCAATACTGAAAAAGTTTGTTTGACTTGATTTGCTTGGGTGTTTGATAAATTTTTGGCTTCTGCTTTAGGAATGCAGACTGAAGCGACTAAGACTACTGTCGCAACTGACAACTTCCATGATTTCATTGCAGGTTTCTCCTATGATTAAGTTATGGGGAAGTATTGTTTTGAGGTGAGTTCTATTGTTTGAACCCCTTCATAGGGATATACAAATTTATTTAGGTGCATTTACGCAGTTTGTGAAAGTTTTTTTAATTTTGTTAAAGAGTAATGTGATGCAATAAGGCAAATTTATTGACAAATATTTTAGGGGTATAGCGTTTCCGTATTGGATTATGGCTGTTTGATCTTTGATGCGATCGCATGTGTGAATATGTGAGATTACCCCTATGCTTGGATTGGGGTATTGGTAATTAGCCAAACTTGTTACAATCCCTGACAAATCCATGCACCCCAGTAAAATGGATGTTCCAAGGGTTTTTTATTGCCATTAGTTGAGATTTCCAACCCTCGTACTTGTGACAATTCTGTTAAAATTTCCATTCCCAAATCAGATTTTCTTAATTCTTCTACCGTAATATTACGGATGTAATTTTGAGCATTTTGTAATGCCTCAACAGCAGCTACACCATTTTGATAATGCTCGAAAAACTGCTCCATCAACAATGCAGTTGCTCTACCTGGCACTTCCCACAAACTCATAACTAATATTTTGGTTCCCGAAGAAGCAAATGCACGACGCAATCCAAATACACCCTCACCAATTTTAATATCACCCCTAGCTGTATCACAGGCAGATAAGACGGTGAGTTCGTTTGCCCGCAAATCTAAGCCTGCGATATCTTGAGCAAAAATAAAGCCGTTTCCTGCTTGTTTTGGTAGGTTTCCACCTAGAAGTGCTGTGTTTGCACCTGCAAATGCAACAGCAGAACGCATCATTGGATTACTTTGTCGGGAGTCGGGTATAAATAAACCGTGGGTAGCAATCAACATGATGCTGGGACATTTGCTATTGGTTAAGCAGGTTGAAAGCGCTTTTGCTCCCGTATATAACCGAGCATTTTTTAGCTTTTTAGCTACACTTGCACCAAGCAATCTTGTACCGTGAGCAGGGGGTAGAACTTTAATATCAAGTTTAATATCAAGGGTATCGAGTAATTCTTGTTTTGTTGGGTTTTCCAAGTTTGGTAAATTATTGTTTGCCATTGCTAAGTCAAAGTCTGGATCGGCGATGATGATGGGTGTATCCCCAATTGTTGTTGGTTGATGTTGAGAATGGATAATATCTCGTCCAACTCCCAAATATGACACCGTGTATTTGTCCATGAGGAAAGAGCGCTCGCTTGGATAAATTGGTAATATTTGTAACGGCACTAAATTCAAATTCCCATCTGGTGCAAATATGATTTGGTCACAATCTGTTAATACATCAAGGATTGGCGATAAAATTATTTGACTGAGTTCAACTGCTGCGGCTGGATTATATTGTTTGATTTGCAACTGCGGTGTAGTCTTTACCTTTGCCCATCCTAATGTTTCTTCACCACCATCGGATGCTTCCAAGCGGAATAAGTTAATTAAATTATGAATAGTGTCTGCTTCCCCTAAATCTACCATCTGTACTCCATCTGCTTGTCCAGCAGGCAAAATAAAAGCTAGATAATGAGGAGATTTCCATTGGGTTTCCCCATTTGCCTGAATAGCTTGGAAATCAAAGACATCAAAAAGGACAAATTCAATTAAAACTGATTTAGTTGGTAATGCAGATGCGACTGCGTGACGGTTGGGAATTTGTGTAGATAATTGGATTTCTGGTACTTGGGATGCGATTTGTTTTTGGAGGTTATCGTATTGCGATCGCAGTTGAGTCAGGTTACTTTGATAATTGGCAATATTCTGAGTTTGATTGGCAAAAGATGTTAAGCGTACTAGTTGGGTATTCAATTCGCTGAGTTGGCGAAATTTTCCTGTAAGCTGAGGATAGCGATCATTATAAAAAGCCTGACTTTGAGCAGCAAGGGATGCAGCAGTTAAACCTTTGCGTTTGAGGATGAAATCAAATGCTTCTTGGGTTGCTGTTTCAGAATTTGGGAAGTATTGATAGATGAGGGATAGGAATAAATCGAAATTGCCTCTAATTTTATCAATAAAGGCTAAACGGTCGTTTTCAGAACTAAAGGCAAAAACGTTACTAATTAGTTTATCGTGGATTGTGCTGGCTTGGATACGATGGGATAAAGCGTTATCAGGACGTTTGGTTGCAGCGTATAAGGTTGCTAAGTTATTTAAACTTAATGCCACATCGGGATGATTTTCTCCCAGAAATTTGATTCTCACAGATAAAGCAGAGGAGTAATATTTTTCTGCTTCTGCATACTTGCCTTGAGCTAAATAAATTTCTGCTAAATTGTTCAAGGTATTGGCAATATCAGGGTGTTCTGATCCGAAGATACTTTTTCTAATCTCTAATACCTGTAAATGGATTTCCTCTGCTTCCAAGTAGCGTCTCATACTACCATATATAGCCGCGAGATTATTCAAAACACTGGCTACTTGTGGATGATTGTCTCCAAATTTGGTTCTAACAATTAATAAGGCTTCTGTGAATAAAGGTTCTGCTTGGGAATATTTAAATTGAGCATCGTACAACACCCCTAAATTACTTAAAATTGCAGCGACATCGGGATGTATTTCTCCCAAGAGCTTTTTATTCAACTTATATGCTTCGAGATATAAACCTTCAGCTTGAGAATATCGTCCTTGCAAGCGATATATTTCAGCAATTTTATTGTAACTATCAGCAATATCTGGGTGTTCTTCTCCAAATATGTTTTTTCTAATTGCTAAAGCTGCTAAATATTTCTGTTCTGCATCGGAGAAAAGTCCTTGTTCTTGATAAAGACTTCCTAAATGGTTTAAATTATCTGCAACAATAGGATGATTTTTACCTAGTGATTGTTCATGTAAAGATAATGCTTCTAAATATTTTGCCTCTGCTTGTTGATAGCGTCCTTGATATGTGTAGAGAACTCCAAGATTATGCAAACTTAGAGCAATATCTGGATGTTCGGGGTTTAATAAATCTTTCTTGATTGAATCAGCTTGAAGATATACTTCTTCAGCATCTAAATAACGTCCTTGAATTAGATAAATATCTCCCAAATTACTTAAACTTTGGGCAACCTCTAAATGCTCATCTCCAAATATATTTTTTCGCATTGATAAAGCTTGGAAGTGAGTTTTTTCTGCCTCTGCATAATGTCCTTGATTTTTGTAAGTATTTGCCAGATTATTTAAGGTAATTGCTATATATGGATGTTCTTCATTTCCCAGACAATTTTTACATAATTCTAATGCTTGAGAGTAATTTTCTGCTGCTTCGACAAAACGTCCTTGGGAATTATACAAAGCTGCTAAGTTATTCAAACTTGCGGCAATCTGCCAATTTTCATCACCAAATATCTCCCGACGAATTTCTAATGCTTCTAAATGAGTTGTTTCAGCTTCCGAATATCGAGCTTGATTTTCGTAAATCACTGCCAAATTATCCAAACTTTGAGCAATATCAGCATGAAAATCTCCAAATAATCTCTTTCGCATATTTAGCGCTTGGAGATGGATTTTTTCGGATTCTTGAAAACGTCCTTGTTCCCGGTAAACTTCGGCGATGTTATTCAAATTAGTGGCAATTTCTGGATGTTCATCACCTAGATATATCTTCCAAATATCCAAAGCTGCAAGAAAATAGTTTTCTGCTTCTATGAAGAGTCCTTGAGATACATAAAATGCAGCAAGGTTATTTAAAGATTGGGCAACATCAGGATGGGAATCTCCTAACAATCTTTTGCGTAAGTTTAATATTTTGATATATAGGGGTTTTGCTTCCACAAAATAACCTTGCATTCGATACAATTCTGCGAGGTTATTCAGACTATCAGCAAAAGCTGGGTGTTCATCAATATTTTTTTCTCCTAGTTTTACAGCTTCTTTTGCAATGGATATTGATGCTTCAAAATCTCCGGCTTCAGCTAATTTAACTACTTCTCGATTTAGCTGAGTGATTGTTTCTATAATTTCTGATATATCTTTCATAAACAAGTAAAAAAATAAAAGTTAAAAGGCAAAAGAAAAAAGAATAAGAATTTTTCAGAATTTCAGATATTTTCAATATTAGGTTTATTTACATTACGTTCTCTGAAGTTGATACAGTAAATTTTCCGTAAATGAGGTACATCGCAGAAAACCTATAACCATGTAGAGACGAGACATGTCGCGTCTCTCTTTATATTTCATTAAAATGTAAGTTACTGAAAAATAAGGTTTTTTCATGTCATTGCAACGTAAATCTGTAGTATTTGGGTAAGTCCTGTTTCTTTCTCTTTCTTGTTCTTTTTATTTTTCTTCTTCTTTTACCTTTTTACTTTTGCCTTTTTACTTTAAAATTTGATATTCAGTATATAAAATCTGATTACCGTCATTTTTATTCACATAGCTTATTAACTCCATCAGATGACTTTCAGTAAGTTCTAATACTTCATCACTATCTTGAAGTAACCATTGTAAATTAGGGATACTTGGAGAAATGATTGCTAATATCTGTTCCTTACCTGGTTTTCCTTCAACGGGAAATGCTGTCATGGGTGAACCCATTTGGGGAAGACTGGTTTTTCCATTTTCTAATTGTGGTTGAGGTGCAAAAGGGGATGGACAAAAACACCAAATTTGTCCACATGTATCTTTTTGAATTAGCAGTAAATATCCAGGTGTTTGCAGATTTATTTCAAACTGAATATAGTTGCCCAAACGTACCGATTTTTCGTAATAACTACCTATTTTCTTTCCCCAACCTAATGTTTCTTCCTTGACTAATACCAATCCCATTTGTTCTGTAGGGGAACCCAGTGCTGTTAGTTGCTGCCAAATCTTCTCTAGAGGTGTTTGCTGTACCACTTCTTCTTTTTCTGCAAACGGTGCGACAATATCATGCCATTCTAGATCGAGAAATGTACATATTTCTTCAAAATTGATGCGATCAATCGGTTTTTGATTGAAAAAGTTGTTTACAGTTGCCCAGCTAAGTCCCACTTCTACTGTCAGTGCTTTTTGCGTCAGACTTTTACGTTCTAAAGCTTGTTTTGCAAGTTTGATACCAGCACCCGATGCTACCAGAGAGCGTTTAGACATAATTCAAAACAGTAAATAGCTCTTTCTAAGTCATATACGAAGTCATACACCTAAGTCAATAACTCAGATATGTACTCATATAGCTGGTTGCAAAAATTGAATCAGGGGCAAATTCAAGCTTTTAACTTTTATAACCTATGTTCACTTTAGAACATCTCAATTATGCATGGCTACAAGTTCGTGCGGGAAGTAAATCTGCGGGTGTTGATGGTATTTCTATTGGCTTTTTTGAGTCAATGGCTACCGAACAATTACGCAATTTGGTGTCGCAACTTCAGTATGGAACCTACACTGCAAGTCCAGCAAAGGGGTTTTATGTACCTAAAAAAAATGGTGGTAAACGATTAATTGGTATACCTACTGTTCGAGATAGAATCATCCAGCGTTTATTACTCGATGAGTTGTATTTTCCCTTAGAAGATACCTTTGTCGATTGTAGTTATGCTTACCGTCCTGGACGGAATATTCAACAAGCTGTACAGCATTTGTATAGGTACTACCAATATCAACCTAAATGGATTATTAAGGCTGATATTGTCGAGTTTTTTGACAATATCTGTTTAGCTTTGTTATTGAATGCCTTGGAGAAATTACGACTTGAACCTAATATATTGCAGTTAATCGAGCAGCAAATTAAGTCGGGAATTATCATCAATGGACAATATCAAAATGCAGGGAAGGGATTATTACAAGGTGGTACTCTTTCGGGTGCTTTGGCTAATTTATACTTAACTGATTTTGACCAAAAATGTCTGAATCAGGGAATTAATTTGGTGAGGTATGGTGATGATTTTGTCATTGCTTGTAGTAATTTTGCAGAAGCTAATCGGGTTCTCGACAAAATTACTGGATGGTTAGGGGGGGTTTATTTAACTCTAAAAGCCGAGAAAACAGAGATTTTTAGTCCTGATGATGAGTTTACTTTTTTGGGTTATCGATTTGCAAAGGGTGAGGTTTTTGCACCACCTCCACCGGAACCAACGCAGCAAGGGGAATGGGTAATTAATGATTCAGGGACACCTTATTTTCGCCGCAAACCAAAACCAGAAAAGCCCGTTTCTCGTCCCCCTAAAGCTTGCAGCATCGATAAACCTGTTAATTTTCCACGAGCAGCAATTTCACATTACTGGCAGGATTTTATGAGTACATTATACGTTACCGACCAAGGTGCTTATTTGAGTATGAAAAATCAGCAATTTCAGGTGTTTTATCAAGGAGAATTGAAGATAAAAATACCAGTGGTGCGGGTCAGTAGTATCGTTATGTTTGGTTGTTGTAATGTTTCTCACGGTGCGGTAAGCATGGCTTTAATCCGACGGATTCCCATAATGTATTTATCTCAGAAGGGGAGATATTTTGGACATACCGCAGTCCAGGGTAATGCGAAGGTTGAATATTTGATGAAACAAGTTATTTGTTGTCAAAATCCTGTATTTACTCGTCAACAAGCAGAAACAATTGTTGCTGCAAAACTACATAATTCTCGAATTTTATTAATGCGCTTAAATCGTCGTCGAGAAACAGAAATTGCAACCCAAGCGATAGATTTTATTGAGATTTTGATTGATAGTTTACCGAAAGCCGAAAGTATGGACGCATTGCGGGGATATGAAGGAAAAGCAGCAACGATATATTTTCAAGCTTTGGGTTCTTTGTTTACTGGCTTTTTTGCTTTTGATAAGCGTACAAAGCGTCCACCGACTGACCCAATTAATAGTTTGATGAGTTTGGGTTATACTTTACTAAGTCAGCAAGTATTTTCCTTTGTGCAGTCGGTGGGGTTGCATACCCATT includes:
- a CDS encoding M48 family metallopeptidase — translated: MKTSHIKSIRKIIFTTLGFSSSILLSLNTPGFAQALITLPDLSITNSSISTSQVKPKKTNLQWVYSVAEKVIRANGLDEHPWRFQVSDEYNINAYAGELNKIVIYKGLLDQIHGDDAALAFIIAHELAHHTQRHSAQQEEAEARLKDKLLKEAEAEFTSWIVAEKQKSQKPISIAEKDVIKQRILIQKKQEFDQAIQALSRQHEFQADAVGYTYMGKAGYDPNGGLRVFNLFHRLPSDYTENSTHPTTEQRIDALNQVMNKYPWRTLWADGNERLKVNSQPLKFDVIENGISLRINSKFLSE
- a CDS encoding CHAT domain-containing protein; its protein translation is MKDISEIIETITQLNREVVKLAEAGDFEASISIAKEAVKLGEKNIDEHPAFADSLNNLAELYRMQGYFVEAKPLYIKILNLRKRLLGDSHPDVAQSLNNLAAFYVSQGLFIEAENYFLAALDIWKIYLGDEHPEIATNLNNIAEVYREQGRFQESEKIHLQALNMRKRLFGDFHADIAQSLDNLAVIYENQARYSEAETTHLEALEIRREIFGDENWQIAASLNNLAALYNSQGRFVEAAENYSQALELCKNCLGNEEHPYIAITLNNLANTYKNQGHYAEAEKTHFQALSMRKNIFGDEHLEVAQSLSNLGDIYLIQGRYLDAEEVYLQADSIKKDLLNPEHPDIALSLHNLGVLYTYQGRYQQAEAKYLEALSLHEQSLGKNHPIVADNLNHLGSLYQEQGLFSDAEQKYLAALAIRKNIFGEEHPDIADSYNKIAEIYRLQGRYSQAEGLYLEAYKLNKKLLGEIHPDVAAILSNLGVLYDAQFKYSQAEPLFTEALLIVRTKFGDNHPQVASVLNNLAAIYGSMRRYLEAEEIHLQVLEIRKSIFGSEHPDIANTLNNLAEIYLAQGKYAEAEKYYSSALSVRIKFLGENHPDVALSLNNLATLYAATKRPDNALSHRIQASTIHDKLISNVFAFSSENDRLAFIDKIRGNFDLFLSLIYQYFPNSETATQEAFDFILKRKGLTAASLAAQSQAFYNDRYPQLTGKFRQLSELNTQLVRLTSFANQTQNIANYQSNLTQLRSQYDNLQKQIASQVPEIQLSTQIPNRHAVASALPTKSVLIEFVLFDVFDFQAIQANGETQWKSPHYLAFILPAGQADGVQMVDLGEADTIHNLINLFRLEASDGGEETLGWAKVKTTPQLQIKQYNPAAAVELSQIILSPILDVLTDCDQIIFAPDGNLNLVPLQILPIYPSERSFLMDKYTVSYLGVGRDIIHSQHQPTTIGDTPIIIADPDFDLAMANNNLPNLENPTKQELLDTLDIKLDIKVLPPAHGTRLLGASVAKKLKNARLYTGAKALSTCLTNSKCPSIMLIATHGLFIPDSRQSNPMMRSAVAFAGANTALLGGNLPKQAGNGFIFAQDIAGLDLRANELTVLSACDTARGDIKIGEGVFGLRRAFASSGTKILVMSLWEVPGRATALLMEQFFEHYQNGVAAVEALQNAQNYIRNITVEELRKSDLGMEILTELSQVRGLEISTNGNKKPLEHPFYWGAWICQGL
- a CDS encoding DUF4384 domain-containing protein, whose protein sequence is MSKRSLVASGAGIKLAKQALERKSLTQKALTVEVGLSWATVNNFFNQKPIDRINFEEICTFLDLEWHDIVAPFAEKEEVVQQTPLEKIWQQLTALGSPTEQMGLVLVKEETLGWGKKIGSYYEKSVRLGNYIQFEINLQTPGYLLLIQKDTCGQIWCFCPSPFAPQPQLENGKTSLPQMGSPMTAFPVEGKPGKEQILAIISPSIPNLQWLLQDSDEVLELTESHLMELISYVNKNDGNQILYTEYQILK
- the cas1 gene encoding CRISPR-associated endonuclease Cas1; translated protein: MFTLEHLNYAWLQVRAGSKSAGVDGISIGFFESMATEQLRNLVSQLQYGTYTASPAKGFYVPKKNGGKRLIGIPTVRDRIIQRLLLDELYFPLEDTFVDCSYAYRPGRNIQQAVQHLYRYYQYQPKWIIKADIVEFFDNICLALLLNALEKLRLEPNILQLIEQQIKSGIIINGQYQNAGKGLLQGGTLSGALANLYLTDFDQKCLNQGINLVRYGDDFVIACSNFAEANRVLDKITGWLGGVYLTLKAEKTEIFSPDDEFTFLGYRFAKGEVFAPPPPEPTQQGEWVINDSGTPYFRRKPKPEKPVSRPPKACSIDKPVNFPRAAISHYWQDFMSTLYVTDQGAYLSMKNQQFQVFYQGELKIKIPVVRVSSIVMFGCCNVSHGAVSMALIRRIPIMYLSQKGRYFGHTAVQGNAKVEYLMKQVICCQNPVFTRQQAETIVAAKLHNSRILLMRLNRRRETEIATQAIDFIEILIDSLPKAESMDALRGYEGKAATIYFQALGSLFTGFFAFDKRTKRPPTDPINSLMSLGYTLLSQQVFSFVQSVGLHTHFGNLHVPRDNHPALVSDLMEEFRAQIVDSFVSYIVNKKILTPEDFTSPDERGGVYLQASALKKYLKHWEEKLQSETTHPNTGYKVAYRRCIELQVREYVACLVGEVEVYRPMTWKM